A single region of the Phoenix dactylifera cultivar Barhee BC4 unplaced genomic scaffold, palm_55x_up_171113_PBpolish2nd_filt_p 000214F, whole genome shotgun sequence genome encodes:
- the LOC103715382 gene encoding LOW QUALITY PROTEIN: O-fucosyltransferase 37-like (The sequence of the model RefSeq protein was modified relative to this genomic sequence to represent the inferred CDS: inserted 1 base in 1 codon): MTRPKNLKTIFPSSHHPPNSRYFFHYFSITLFPSHHSHSLASPLLSNSLVRTPRRPTPTSHHTNIILLFLLLLLATLFFLAFPKIPCLPTSPDSMVRRTGATSPSESAVVPLPAHDIKKNLTQEEREFWEQPDGWGYQPCIEFSLGYRQASARVTKERRRFVVAVVSGGLNQQRNQIVDAVVIARILGAALVMPVLKPNVVWGDRSAFEEIFDADHFKRVLRSDVHVVSSLPPSHRSRRPTVEASIPFNASPFWIRSRLGKKLNEVGILLLKGLDSKLSKDLPLDLQRLRCKVAFRALRFTAPIXELGDKLARRMGAGGSYVAVHLRLEKDVWVRTGCLPGLGPEYDQLVMDDRRSRPELLTGQLNLTHDRRRLAGLCPLNALEVAALLRALGAPRSARVYWAGGEPLGGEQALRPLMAEFPKLMNKEMLASDGELVKFANKSSVLAAVDFMVAVSSDVFMPSHGGNMARVIQGHRAYVGHKKSIRPNKRAVVELLKQAAAAPKSEGELRSMMMKRVHAPQMGQPEERGRKKGRDVIAFPVPECMCRRRRLRFFF, encoded by the exons ATGACAAGACCCAAGAACCTCAAGACCATCTTCCCCAGCTCTCACCACCCCCCGAACAGCCGCTACTTCTTTCACTACTTCTCCATTACCCTATTCCCATCTCATCACTCCCACTCCCTCGCCTCCCCTCTGCTCTCCAACTCCCTCGTCAGGACTCCAAGAAGACCAACCCCTACCAGCCACCACACCAACATCATCCTCttgttcctccttctcctcctcgccACTCTCTTCTTCCTTGCCTTCCCCAAGATTCCCTGCCTTCCCACCTCGCCAGACTCAATGGTGAGGCGCACTGGTGCAACCTCACCATCGGAGAGCGCGGTGGTCCCACTCCCGGCGCACGACATCAAAAAGAATCTAACGCAGGAGGAGAGAGAGTTCTGGGAGCAACCAGATGGGTGGGGGTACCAGCCGTGCATCGAGTTCAGCCTCGGGTACCGGCAGGCCTCGGCAAGAGTCACAAAGGAGCGGAGGAGGTTCGTAGTGGCGGTCGTCTCCGGGGGCCTGAACCAGCAGAGGAATCAGATCGTCGACGCCGTCGTCATTGCAAGGATTCTTGGAGCCGCACTGGTCATGCCCGTATTGAAGCCTAATGTAGTATGGGGGGATAGAAG CGCATTTGAGGAAATATTCGATGCGGATCATTTCAAGCGGGTCCTTCGATCGGACGTCCACGTTGTCTCGTCACTCCCTCCTTCCCATCGGAGCCGGAGGCCCACCGTCGAAGCCTCCATCCCTTTCAACGCTTCACCATTTTGGATTCGCAGCAGACTTGGCAAAAAA CTGAACGAGGTCGGCATTTTACTGCTAAAAGGGCTAGATTCTAAGCTATCCAAAGATCTACCCTTGGACCTCCAGAGGCTTCGCTGCAAG GTGGCGTTCCGCGCGCTGAGGTTCACTGCACCAA CGGAGCTTGGTGACAAGCTGGCGCGGAGGATGGGGGCTGGTGGGTCCTACGTCGCCGTCCACCTCCGGCTCGAGAAGGACGTGTGGGTGCGGACTGGATGCCTTCCCGGGCTTGGACCCGAATACGACCAGCTCGTCATGGACGATCGCCGGTCCCGCCCGGAGCTCCTCACGGGGCAGTTGAACCTCACACACGACCGCCGAAGACTCGCTGGTCTCTGCCCTCTTAATGCCCTAGAAGTCGCAGC GCTGCTAAGGGCGTTGGGAGCACCGAGGAGTGCTCGAGTGTACTGGGCCGGAGGGGAACCCCTGGGCGGGGAGCAAGCTTTGCGGCCGTTGATGGCCGAGTTTCCTAAGCTCATGAACAAGGAGATGCTGGCATCAGATGGCGAGCTTGTGAAGTTCGCCAACAAGTCGTCCGTCCTTGCCGCGGTGGACTTCATGGTGGCCGTGAGCAGCGATGTGTTCATGCCTTCCCATGGCGGTAACATGGCCCGAGTCATCCAG ggTCATCGAGCGTACGTGGGGCACAAGAAGTCCATAAGACCGAACAAGCGAGCGGTGGTCGAACTCCTGAAGCAGGCGGCAGCAGCACCGAAGTCGGAAGGCGAGCTGCGTAGCATGATGATGAAGCGGGTGCATGCCCCGCAGATGGGACAgccggaggagagagggaggaagaaggggcgCGACGTGATCGCGTTCCCGGTGCCGGAGTGCATGTGCCGTCGGCGCcgactccgcttctttttcTAG